Genomic DNA from Bacilli bacterium:
GCCGGAGCCGATCCGTCGCAAATCGATGCGGTCGTGCGCCAGGCTACGAGCGAGCAGGATGTCCGCTTTAACCGCATTGTCGAAATCGTCAAACAAATGAACGAGCAAAGGTGAAAACACATGATGGGACCATTATTGCAGGGGGTACGCGTGCTGGATTTTACCCAAATTCTCTCCGGCCCGCTGGCAACCATGCTGCTCGCGGACGCGGGCGCGGACGTAGTCAAAATCGAGAAGCCGGGAAGCGGAGATCCT
This window encodes:
- a CDS encoding CoA transferase; protein product: MGPLLQGVRVLDFTQILSGPLATMLLADAGADVVKIEKPGSGDP